In a single window of the Actinomycetota bacterium genome:
- a CDS encoding PEP/pyruvate-binding domain-containing protein encodes MTDRRVLWLEECDAGSGPLVGGKAVGLGHLVRLGLRVPPGFAVTTAAYREALAGGGRLTVGERLAGELAAAYRRLGGDGQVPVAVRSSAAAEDTAEASFAGEHDTYLWVRGAEAVAEHVTRCWASLFTSRAVAYRARLGIPDDEPAMGVVVQAMVPAEAAGVLLTLDPLNGDPSQVTIEAAYGLGTAVVEGEVTPDRFAVDKVTMELRSRTVGEKAFADRFDPAAGRVVREEVPADLRARPCLEDAEVLELAGLGKRIEQALGAPQDVEWAAGPGPGGRQLWLLQARPETVWSRRPRQAVGPPGTSAMDRMLAYLGRPGAPGQAGPG; translated from the coding sequence ATGACCGATCGCCGGGTCCTCTGGCTGGAGGAGTGCGACGCCGGCAGCGGGCCGCTGGTGGGCGGGAAGGCGGTCGGGCTCGGGCATCTGGTCCGCCTGGGGCTGCGGGTGCCGCCCGGGTTCGCCGTCACCACCGCCGCCTACCGGGAGGCGCTGGCCGGGGGCGGCCGGCTCACGGTCGGCGAGCGGCTGGCCGGCGAGCTCGCCGCCGCCTACCGGCGCCTGGGCGGGGACGGCCAGGTGCCGGTGGCGGTCCGCTCCAGCGCCGCCGCCGAGGACACCGCCGAGGCGTCGTTCGCCGGCGAGCACGACACCTACCTGTGGGTGCGGGGGGCGGAGGCGGTGGCCGAGCACGTCACCCGCTGCTGGGCGAGCCTGTTCACCTCCCGGGCGGTCGCCTACCGGGCCCGGCTGGGGATCCCCGACGACGAGCCGGCCATGGGCGTGGTCGTCCAGGCCATGGTCCCGGCCGAGGCCGCCGGGGTGCTGCTCACCCTCGACCCGCTGAACGGCGACCCCTCGCAGGTGACCATCGAGGCCGCCTACGGGCTCGGCACGGCGGTCGTCGAGGGCGAGGTCACCCCCGACCGGTTCGCCGTCGACAAGGTGACCATGGAGCTGCGCTCGCGCACGGTGGGGGAGAAGGCGTTCGCCGACCGGTTCGACCCGGCCGCCGGGCGGGTGGTCCGGGAGGAGGTCCCGGCCGACCTGCGGGCCCGGCCATGCCTGGAGGACGCCGAGGTGCTCGAGCTGGCCGGCCTGGGCAAGCGCATCGAGCAGGCCCTTGGCGCACCCCAGGACGTGGAGTGGGCGGCCGGCCCGGGGCCCGGAGGGCGCCAGCTGTGGCTGCTCCAGGCGCGGCCGGAGACGGTGTGGAGCCGGCGGCCCCGCCAGGCCGTGGGGCCGCCGGGGACCTCGGCCATGGACCGGATGCTCGCCTACCT
- a CDS encoding MBL fold metallo-hydrolase, whose protein sequence is MAEIDYSIRPLCYSHVDLPREFFGGVPIHSGEGVSTSPMVYVLVSGKEPDGTVHHYLVDAGFAADKWIHRFGFYHWEAPEAVLAKVGVAPEDIEKVFLTHMHFDHGNNLPAFPNAAVYVQWDEFQGWCEALALPQLYTPLGEESWVTSSFDRDDLQMYGRLAGEQRLHYVRDGEEIVPGIVGHLSRDGHTFGSQWISIQTSGGPFVVAGDTVMWYSNVEEMWPSGYTNGNTYKMLLTYGEIHEYVGGDLDRIVPGHDIELFKRHSAWKAGDNEVAEVHVAGWDTSLRAGDA, encoded by the coding sequence ATGGCGGAGATCGACTACTCCATCCGTCCGCTCTGCTACTCGCACGTCGACCTCCCCCGGGAGTTCTTCGGTGGAGTGCCGATCCACAGCGGGGAGGGCGTCTCGACCTCGCCGATGGTCTACGTCCTGGTCAGCGGGAAGGAGCCGGACGGGACGGTGCACCACTACCTGGTGGACGCGGGCTTCGCGGCCGACAAGTGGATCCACCGGTTCGGCTTCTACCACTGGGAGGCGCCCGAGGCGGTGCTGGCCAAGGTCGGGGTCGCCCCCGAGGACATCGAGAAGGTGTTCCTCACCCACATGCACTTCGACCACGGCAACAACCTGCCCGCGTTCCCGAACGCGGCCGTGTACGTGCAGTGGGACGAGTTCCAGGGCTGGTGCGAGGCCCTGGCCCTGCCCCAGCTGTACACCCCGCTCGGCGAGGAGAGCTGGGTGACCTCGTCGTTCGACCGTGACGACCTGCAGATGTACGGGCGGCTGGCCGGCGAGCAGCGGCTGCACTACGTCCGCGACGGCGAGGAGATCGTCCCCGGGATCGTCGGGCACCTGAGCAGGGACGGGCACACCTTCGGCAGCCAGTGGATCTCGATCCAGACGTCGGGCGGCCCCTTCGTCGTGGCGGGCGACACCGTCATGTGGTACTCGAACGTCGAGGAGATGTGGCCCAGCGGCTACACCAACGGCAACACCTACAAGATGCTGCTGACCTATGGCGAGATCCACGAGTACGTGGGCGGCGACCTGGACCGCATCGTCCCCGGCCACGACATCGAGCTGTTCAAGCGTCACAGCGCCTGGAAGGCGGGCGACAACGAGGTCGCCGAGGTCCACGTGGCCGGCTGGGACACCTCGCTGCGCGCCGGCGACGCCTGA